One window of the Devosia sp. 2618 genome contains the following:
- a CDS encoding AraC family transcriptional regulator, producing the protein MDSLHPALGANRPAVFREPGALLYAGNCKDLLDASIAGKVTLSAWTRRGYPGRDLGNALPQVCSVGGWDATYPQDWGLKVHCNEGVKIAYVARGSLTLTLDGQKYELREGQMFVVRPWQLHAFGDPNVVASQVVWVLFDMGTRRPHEQWQWPDWLAWPERDQQRLTEFLSKNEQPYYQASRDVAHDFQQIADVVATNDIEGGEIRLRLTISMMLMHFMQQIEAQGPSLDQALAQSKRTVRIFLERLTHALDEDWTLDNMAAECNLSRTQFTQHCLALTNTTPVRYLQMLRLDAAHKLLMTKPALPVTSVAYDCGFSSSQYFATCFKRRFGLSPLEARRQPQLMAS; encoded by the coding sequence GTGGACAGTCTGCACCCCGCCTTGGGCGCCAATCGCCCCGCCGTGTTCCGCGAGCCGGGTGCATTGCTCTATGCGGGCAATTGCAAGGATTTGCTCGACGCATCCATCGCCGGCAAGGTGACCCTGAGCGCCTGGACAAGGCGGGGCTATCCGGGGCGCGACTTAGGCAATGCGCTGCCGCAGGTCTGCTCGGTCGGCGGCTGGGACGCGACCTATCCGCAGGATTGGGGTCTCAAGGTTCACTGCAATGAAGGCGTCAAGATCGCCTATGTGGCACGCGGCAGCCTGACGCTGACGCTTGATGGCCAGAAATACGAGCTGCGCGAAGGTCAGATGTTTGTCGTTCGGCCATGGCAGTTGCACGCCTTCGGCGATCCCAATGTGGTCGCTAGTCAGGTTGTCTGGGTGCTGTTCGACATGGGCACGCGGCGGCCACACGAGCAGTGGCAGTGGCCCGACTGGCTGGCCTGGCCCGAGCGCGATCAGCAACGTCTGACGGAGTTCCTCTCCAAAAACGAGCAGCCCTACTATCAGGCGTCGCGCGATGTTGCGCACGACTTCCAGCAGATAGCCGATGTGGTTGCGACCAATGATATCGAGGGCGGCGAAATCCGGCTGCGGTTGACCATTTCGATGATGCTGATGCATTTCATGCAGCAGATCGAGGCGCAGGGGCCGTCGCTCGATCAGGCGCTGGCGCAATCCAAGCGCACCGTGCGTATCTTCCTCGAACGCCTCACCCATGCGCTGGATGAAGACTGGACGCTGGATAATATGGCGGCTGAGTGCAATCTGTCGCGCACTCAATTCACCCAGCATTGCCTTGCGCTGACAAACACGACGCCGGTGCGCTACCTCCAGATGCTGAGGCTCGATGCGGCTCATAAGTTGCTGATGACCAAGCCCGCGCTGCCGGTCACCTCGGTGGCGTATGACTGCGGATTCTCGTCCAGCCAGTATTTCGCCACCTGCTTCAAACGCCGTTTTGGGCTGTCGCCGCTGGAAGCGCGCCGACAGCCGCAATTGATGGCGAGCTAG
- a CDS encoding sugar phosphate isomerase/epimerase family protein gives MQVGINLLCLSGFIEEQHLGQLRQLKDLGYDGVEVPVLRGAPEHYAWLGGQLDAIGLRRTTTSVIPSADANPVSSDPTIRHAGQQHLDWALDCAIALGAESIGGPFHAPIGQFTGAGPTEDELKYGAETHHAMADRASANGIYLSLEHLNRFETYFLNTMEQARAYVDRVDHPAFRIMYDTFHANIEEKSQPRAIRTLGDGMGVLHISENDRGIPGRGHINFAEVFSAVRATGYDGWVTLEAFGAGLPELAAATRVWRPLFPDFDTLFSESITFIRNGWAEAA, from the coding sequence ATGCAGGTCGGCATTAATTTGCTATGCCTTAGCGGCTTCATCGAGGAACAGCATCTGGGTCAGCTGCGGCAGCTCAAGGACCTCGGCTATGATGGCGTCGAAGTGCCCGTCCTGCGCGGCGCGCCCGAGCATTATGCATGGCTGGGCGGCCAGCTCGATGCCATCGGACTCCGCCGCACCACGACCTCGGTGATCCCATCCGCCGACGCTAATCCTGTCAGTTCGGACCCCACCATTCGCCACGCTGGCCAGCAGCATCTCGACTGGGCGCTCGACTGCGCGATAGCCCTCGGCGCCGAGAGCATTGGCGGACCGTTCCATGCGCCCATCGGCCAGTTTACCGGTGCCGGGCCGACCGAAGACGAGTTGAAATATGGAGCGGAAACGCACCATGCGATGGCCGATCGGGCCAGTGCGAACGGGATCTATCTCAGCCTCGAACACCTCAATCGCTTCGAGACCTACTTCCTCAACACGATGGAACAGGCACGGGCATATGTGGACCGGGTGGACCATCCCGCCTTTCGGATTATGTACGACACGTTCCACGCCAATATCGAAGAAAAGAGCCAGCCTCGCGCCATTAGAACCCTCGGCGACGGAATGGGCGTCCTGCACATTTCCGAAAATGATCGCGGCATTCCGGGGCGCGGCCACATCAATTTCGCCGAGGTGTTTTCGGCTGTTCGGGCCACTGGCTACGACGGTTGGGTCACTCTAGAAGCGTTCGGCGCAGGCCTGCCCGAACTGGCCGCCGCCACCCGCGTCTGGCGACCGCTCTTCCCCGATTTTGATACCCTCTTTTCAGAGTCCATAACCTTCATCCGCAACGGCTGGGCGGAGGCGGCGTGA
- a CDS encoding sugar ABC transporter ATP-binding protein: MSKSPVIAMANISKSFPGVRALNDVSFACYPGEVHALVGENGAGKSTLIKILSGVYTPDAGSVLVNDRQIAFKHPVDSLRAGISVIYQEFSLLPERTVAQNIFLGRELTKGGVLDMAAMRAETRRVLDLFAAGARVSPDTFVSDLPVATQQMVEIAKAISLDARVVVMDEPTAALNEAECEVLFQTIDQLRERGTAVIYITHRMREVTRLADRVTVLKDGEVAASFDTPPAPETIVHAMVGRDIGDFYAPPAAPTEIGDVVLSIDNATNAVLRNISLQLRAGEIVGFAGIQGAGRVALAMAIFGQMPFTTGTVTLNGANAAFANPRDAIRAGIGLLPGDRKAEGLVLMQSVRDNGMLTARAFGNLLGTHKSNSHASLTSMDGLLDGMEVKAASYEQDIKLLSGGNQQKAIVARWLALKPKLLIFIEPTRGIDVNAKAGIYHLMRDLARQGTAIMMISSDLPEVIGAADRILVMRAGTIVGEFSHNPAETDIMLAATGESEVAA; encoded by the coding sequence ATGAGCAAGTCCCCTGTCATCGCGATGGCCAATATCTCGAAAAGCTTCCCGGGGGTGCGGGCGCTCAATGACGTGAGCTTTGCCTGCTATCCCGGCGAAGTGCATGCGCTGGTGGGCGAAAACGGCGCCGGCAAGTCGACGCTGATCAAGATCTTGTCCGGCGTTTACACACCCGACGCGGGCAGCGTGCTGGTCAATGACCGTCAGATTGCCTTCAAGCACCCGGTGGATTCACTGCGCGCCGGGATTTCGGTGATCTATCAGGAATTCTCTCTGCTGCCCGAGCGCACCGTGGCGCAGAACATCTTTCTCGGTCGCGAGCTGACCAAGGGCGGTGTGCTCGATATGGCAGCGATGCGCGCCGAAACGCGACGGGTGCTCGACCTGTTTGCCGCTGGTGCCCGCGTGTCGCCCGATACCTTTGTCAGCGACCTGCCGGTGGCCACCCAGCAGATGGTGGAAATCGCCAAGGCCATATCGCTCGACGCCCGTGTCGTCGTGATGGATGAGCCCACCGCTGCGCTCAACGAGGCTGAGTGCGAAGTGCTGTTCCAGACCATCGACCAGTTGCGCGAGCGCGGCACGGCGGTGATCTACATCACCCACCGCATGCGCGAAGTGACGCGCCTGGCCGACCGGGTGACGGTGCTCAAGGACGGCGAAGTGGCCGCGAGTTTTGACACGCCCCCTGCCCCCGAAACCATCGTGCATGCCATGGTCGGCCGCGACATAGGAGATTTCTATGCGCCGCCCGCCGCGCCAACTGAAATTGGCGACGTCGTGCTGTCCATCGACAATGCGACCAACGCCGTGCTGCGCAATATCAGCCTGCAATTGCGCGCCGGTGAGATCGTCGGCTTTGCCGGCATCCAGGGTGCCGGTCGCGTAGCGCTCGCCATGGCGATCTTTGGGCAGATGCCGTTCACCACTGGCACGGTGACGCTCAATGGCGCCAATGCCGCTTTCGCCAATCCGCGCGATGCCATCCGGGCCGGGATTGGCCTGTTGCCCGGCGACCGCAAGGCCGAAGGGCTGGTGCTGATGCAGTCGGTGCGCGACAACGGCATGCTTACCGCCCGCGCCTTCGGCAATCTGTTAGGGACGCACAAATCCAATAGCCATGCGAGCCTCACCAGCATGGACGGACTACTCGACGGCATGGAGGTCAAAGCGGCCTCCTATGAGCAAGACATCAAGCTTCTTTCCGGTGGTAATCAACAGAAGGCCATCGTCGCCCGCTGGCTGGCGCTCAAGCCGAAACTCCTGATCTTCATCGAGCCGACACGCGGCATCGACGTCAACGCCAAGGCTGGCATCTACCACCTGATGCGCGATCTGGCCCGACAGGGCACGGCGATCATGATGATTTCATCGGACCTGCCTGAAGTGATCGGCGCCGCTGACCGCATTCTGGTGATGCGGGCCGGGACCATTGTTGGCGAATTCTCGCATAACCCCGCCGAGACCGACATAATGCTCGCCGCAACCGGCGAGAGCGAGGTGGCCGCATGA
- a CDS encoding ABC transporter permease — protein MSDISAHRPPRFTFRFERWAPALLLLIALLVYVGIAVGTGQTQYLTFDNLISILGRSIALGITAVGQTFAILVASIDLSVASLISATAVVTSVVMDGNPAMIAPAIAAALALGLLVGFINGVLIARFEINPLIATLGMSLIIQGCLSAFFSNFAGSVPSEFQIFAYGTLGNIPFSLLFLLALAVAAWFVLRFTRFGSDIYSVGGNIDAARVAGIKTNRVIIGAHVVCSLCAAIAGLYLASRLRSGAPWIGSDGVYDLESIAVVVIGGTILAGGRGGIWGTMAGVMIFSLIDSIFNLAGVDAFAKQVLRGVIIVAAVAFYTVRSKRLAA, from the coding sequence ATGAGCGATATTTCGGCCCATCGCCCGCCCCGCTTCACCTTCCGCTTCGAGCGCTGGGCCCCGGCCCTGCTCTTGCTTATTGCGCTGCTCGTCTATGTCGGCATCGCCGTCGGCACCGGCCAGACGCAATATTTGACCTTCGACAACCTGATCTCAATCCTCGGCCGCTCCATCGCGCTCGGCATCACCGCCGTCGGGCAGACTTTTGCCATTCTGGTGGCATCGATCGACCTCTCCGTGGCGAGCCTAATCTCCGCGACGGCCGTCGTCACCTCTGTGGTGATGGATGGCAATCCCGCCATGATCGCACCGGCCATAGCCGCCGCTCTGGCGCTAGGCTTATTGGTCGGCTTCATCAATGGCGTGCTGATCGCGCGCTTTGAAATCAACCCACTGATCGCGACGCTCGGCATGAGCCTGATCATTCAGGGGTGCCTGTCGGCCTTCTTCTCGAACTTTGCCGGATCGGTGCCAAGCGAGTTCCAGATCTTCGCCTATGGCACGCTGGGCAATATTCCATTCAGCCTGCTGTTCCTGTTGGCACTGGCCGTGGCCGCCTGGTTCGTGCTGCGCTTCACACGCTTCGGCTCCGACATCTATTCGGTGGGCGGCAATATCGATGCGGCGCGGGTCGCCGGTATCAAGACCAACCGCGTCATCATCGGCGCCCATGTGGTGTGCAGTCTCTGCGCCGCCATTGCCGGACTCTATCTCGCCAGCCGTCTGCGCTCGGGCGCGCCTTGGATTGGCAGCGACGGTGTCTATGATCTGGAATCTATTGCTGTTGTCGTCATCGGCGGCACCATTCTGGCCGGTGGCCGTGGCGGCATCTGGGGCACGATGGCGGGCGTGATGATCTTTTCGCTGATCGACTCCATCTTCAACCTGGCCGGGGTCGATGCCTTCGCCAAACAGGTGCTGCGCGGCGTCATCATCGTGGCAGCCGTCGCCTTCTACACCGTCCGTTCCAAGAGGCTGGCGGCATGA
- a CDS encoding ABC transporter permease, with translation MTDNAIVTRKRQLPQINPVYFILAALIVAIILQNPAFVEPTGYMNFLKRAAPLAILAAGQVYVIVSGGFDLSVGSLITLVVVGSSMLLNNDPNSTWWVIAVMFGIGVGVGLINGLVVCYLKVPSLIATLGMMITLNGLAFMWSGGAPRGYLTDSYRFFGRYNFTDLPLIRILPVAIIVLLVIGFLLYWLMHRTNLGRMIHAIGDNPRAANLAGVPVNRVRIIAFIVSSLSAVATGILLGGFAGVSTDVGSGYELQAITAAVLGGALLLGGRGSVPATIAGALTLSAIFTLLNFLGLPQPVRQVVQGLILIAAVAVAVYRRKHTGR, from the coding sequence ATGACCGACAACGCTATCGTCACCCGCAAGCGCCAGCTGCCGCAGATCAATCCGGTCTATTTCATTCTGGCCGCGCTGATAGTTGCGATCATCCTGCAGAACCCGGCTTTCGTGGAGCCGACCGGTTACATGAATTTCCTCAAGCGCGCCGCACCATTGGCGATCCTTGCGGCCGGACAGGTCTATGTCATCGTCTCGGGCGGGTTCGATCTGTCAGTCGGCTCGCTGATCACGCTGGTGGTCGTCGGCTCGTCGATGCTGCTCAACAACGACCCCAATTCGACCTGGTGGGTAATCGCCGTCATGTTCGGCATCGGCGTGGGCGTCGGGCTGATCAATGGGCTGGTGGTCTGTTACCTCAAAGTGCCGTCGCTGATCGCCACTTTGGGCATGATGATCACGCTCAATGGCCTCGCCTTCATGTGGTCGGGCGGCGCACCGCGCGGGTATCTGACAGACAGCTACCGCTTCTTTGGGCGCTACAACTTCACCGATCTGCCGCTGATCCGCATTCTGCCCGTCGCCATTATCGTGCTGCTGGTGATCGGTTTTCTGCTGTATTGGCTGATGCATCGCACCAATCTTGGCCGCATGATCCATGCCATCGGCGACAATCCACGCGCGGCAAACCTTGCCGGTGTGCCGGTCAACCGGGTCCGTATCATCGCCTTTATCGTGTCTTCGCTGAGCGCAGTCGCGACCGGCATCCTGCTGGGCGGCTTTGCAGGTGTCTCGACCGATGTGGGCTCGGGCTATGAGCTACAGGCAATTACCGCCGCTGTGCTGGGCGGGGCTTTGTTGCTCGGCGGCCGCGGTTCGGTGCCTGCCACCATTGCTGGAGCGCTGACTCTCTCGGCTATCTTTACGCTGCTCAATTTCTTGGGTCTGCCACAGCCGGTTCGCCAGGTTGTGCAGGGCCTGATCCTGATCGCCGCCGTCGCGGTGGCGGTCTATCGCCGCAAACATACGGGGCGCTGA
- a CDS encoding substrate-binding domain-containing protein, protein MKNILAMAVVAGLALTGGTFAQAPNFDDPAEFARQKEFLAATPMGPEGKPWEQYLVDTMKDTTGFKKDAPYTVCFSNAGVNNPWRVVGWTNMQEEAKLHPEISQIIHVDAEGSDDKQIADIDDLLAGGKCSILIVSPNTTAALTPAVEKACAVLPVIVFDRGVNTDCPVTFIHPVGGYGFGIQGAEFIAENVKPGGNVLMLRILPGVDVLETRYSGGKRVLEEAGLNIVGAEFTDGDNAKTKSIVEDYLQRGKIDAVWMDAGATAVAAVEAFEDGGYDMPVFVGEDQQDFLQKWKELGLTAIAPAYPSYQWRTPIIAAIHTLKGEAVPSPEWILPQPAITQATLDSYINTAMPPLHYALCGCEGMPNYPAAWGGK, encoded by the coding sequence ATGAAGAACATTTTGGCCATGGCGGTCGTCGCCGGGCTCGCACTCACCGGGGGCACTTTCGCTCAGGCCCCAAACTTTGACGATCCGGCAGAATTCGCCCGTCAGAAGGAATTCCTCGCGGCAACGCCAATGGGGCCGGAAGGCAAGCCATGGGAGCAGTACCTTGTCGACACGATGAAGGACACGACTGGCTTCAAGAAGGACGCGCCCTATACCGTCTGCTTCTCCAATGCCGGCGTGAACAATCCATGGCGTGTCGTGGGCTGGACCAACATGCAGGAAGAAGCCAAACTTCATCCTGAAATCAGCCAGATCATCCATGTCGACGCCGAAGGTTCCGACGACAAGCAGATCGCCGACATCGACGACCTGCTGGCCGGTGGCAAATGCTCGATCCTGATCGTTTCGCCAAACACCACTGCGGCGCTGACCCCAGCCGTCGAAAAAGCCTGCGCCGTGCTGCCGGTCATCGTGTTTGACCGTGGCGTCAACACTGACTGCCCCGTCACCTTCATCCACCCCGTCGGTGGCTATGGCTTTGGTATTCAGGGCGCAGAATTCATCGCCGAGAACGTCAAGCCCGGTGGCAATGTGCTGATGCTGCGCATCCTGCCCGGCGTCGACGTGCTCGAAACCCGTTATTCGGGCGGCAAGCGCGTGTTGGAAGAAGCCGGTCTCAACATCGTCGGCGCCGAATTCACCGACGGTGACAACGCCAAGACCAAGTCGATCGTCGAAGACTATCTGCAGCGCGGCAAGATCGACGCCGTGTGGATGGATGCCGGCGCGACCGCCGTTGCGGCCGTGGAAGCCTTTGAAGACGGCGGCTACGACATGCCGGTCTTTGTTGGCGAAGACCAACAGGATTTCCTCCAGAAGTGGAAGGAACTCGGCCTGACCGCGATTGCGCCAGCCTATCCATCCTACCAGTGGCGCACCCCGATCATCGCCGCTATCCACACCCTCAAGGGCGAAGCCGTGCCAAGCCCAGAATGGATCCTGCCGCAGCCAGCCATCACCCAGGCAACGCTCGACAGCTACATCAACACCGCCATGCCCCCACTGCACTACGCGCTCTGCGGCTGCGAAGGCATGCCAAACTACCCAGCCGCCTGGGGCGGCAAGTAA
- a CDS encoding FCD domain-containing protein, translating to MSDADQFDHVPAKAGVPRRKRTDEIVDAIKRMIVEHGLGPGDRLPQERDLMAQFAASKGTVREALKSLEVQGLIGVRTGPGGGAFIERMSEGRAMSLLSNFLYAKNISIANIYQMRKSLEPLLAASATPHIDEAGLKRLEALISVYDHEPADAQERWTQRMAELDFHGVVAEYSDNAILAFTCRFLQRLLKDLTIAQDIYVQPEPVRRETGIQHQRDLIAAMRARDTDAAANILSLHMAEAEQHMLDLQAKLEDRFLIDAEKPRRRSAS from the coding sequence ATGAGTGATGCCGACCAGTTCGATCACGTGCCGGCCAAGGCCGGCGTGCCGCGCCGCAAGCGGACCGATGAGATCGTCGATGCCATCAAGCGCATGATCGTTGAGCACGGCCTCGGCCCCGGCGATCGCCTGCCGCAGGAACGCGACCTGATGGCCCAGTTTGCCGCCAGCAAAGGCACCGTGCGCGAGGCGCTGAAATCGCTCGAGGTGCAAGGCCTGATCGGCGTCCGCACCGGTCCGGGCGGCGGCGCCTTTATCGAGCGCATGTCGGAAGGGCGGGCGATGAGCCTGCTGTCCAACTTCCTCTACGCCAAGAATATTTCCATCGCCAACATCTACCAGATGCGCAAATCACTGGAACCGCTGCTGGCCGCCAGCGCCACGCCCCATATCGACGAGGCCGGGCTCAAGCGCCTCGAAGCGTTGATTTCGGTTTACGATCATGAGCCCGCCGACGCGCAGGAGCGCTGGACCCAGCGTATGGCCGAGCTCGATTTTCACGGCGTTGTCGCCGAGTATTCCGACAACGCCATTCTGGCCTTCACCTGCCGCTTCCTACAGCGTCTGCTCAAGGACCTGACGATCGCGCAGGACATTTACGTCCAGCCCGAACCCGTCCGCCGCGAAACCGGCATCCAGCACCAACGCGACCTCATCGCCGCCATGCGTGCTCGGGACACCGACGCTGCGGCGAACATCCTCTCCCTCCACATGGCCGAAGCCGAACAGCATATGCTGGACCTGCAGGCCAAACTGGAAGACCGCTTCCTGATCGACGCGGAAAAGCCCCGCCGTCGCAGCGCTTCCTAA
- a CDS encoding ATP-binding cassette domain-containing protein, whose protein sequence is MSENAIEIGGLVKTFGGGRNIFGKEASSVQAVRGITLNLKRGETLGIVGESGSGKSTLARMLVGLEHPSDGTMVIDGKTWQNLAASGPRAFGRTIQYVFQDPVASLNPRKTIGEILDVPLRLLCGHDAARREQRKRELIDAVQMPLDTLSRFPHEFSGGQAQRIAIARALAAEARILVLDEPVSALDVSVQAQVLLLLEDLKDRLGLSYLFISHDLAVVESISDRVAVMYLGEVVETGPAAQLFAAPQHDYTRTLIASAPRLGQSDPV, encoded by the coding sequence ATGAGCGAGAACGCCATCGAAATCGGCGGCCTTGTCAAAACCTTTGGCGGTGGTCGCAACATTTTCGGCAAAGAGGCCAGCAGCGTCCAGGCTGTGCGCGGCATCACGCTCAACCTCAAGCGCGGCGAAACCTTGGGAATTGTCGGCGAAAGCGGCTCCGGCAAGTCAACGCTCGCCCGCATGCTGGTCGGCCTCGAACACCCCAGCGACGGCACCATGGTTATCGACGGCAAGACCTGGCAGAACCTTGCCGCGTCCGGTCCTCGCGCCTTCGGTCGCACCATCCAATATGTGTTTCAGGACCCAGTCGCCTCGCTCAATCCGCGCAAGACCATCGGGGAAATCCTCGACGTGCCGCTGCGCCTGCTCTGTGGTCACGATGCCGCCCGGCGTGAGCAGCGCAAGCGCGAACTGATCGACGCTGTGCAAATGCCACTCGATACGCTCTCTCGCTTTCCGCACGAGTTCTCCGGTGGGCAGGCGCAGCGCATCGCCATCGCCCGTGCCCTGGCTGCCGAAGCCCGTATTCTTGTGCTCGATGAACCGGTCAGCGCGCTCGACGTTTCCGTGCAGGCGCAGGTTCTGTTGCTGCTCGAAGACCTCAAGGATCGGCTGGGTCTATCCTACCTTTTCATCAGCCACGATCTGGCTGTGGTGGAATCCATTTCCGATCGGGTCGCTGTCATGTATCTGGGGGAAGTGGTGGAGACGGGCCCCGCAGCCCAGCTGTTCGCCGCCCCGCAGCACGACTATACGAGGACGCTGATCGCCAGCGCGCCGCGTCTTGGCCAATCGGATCCTGTTTGA
- a CDS encoding dipeptide/oligopeptide/nickel ABC transporter permease/ATP-binding protein — translation MTDLTITTTTPARKRRSNWQLLMANRLAAAGLFIFGFIVVLAILAPILPLPNPDITDQPNRLLPPLSAGHLLGTDHLGRDILSRLIWGTQISLVVGICATALSALVGSLIGLVAGYARGATDSILMRFVDMLMAFPYILLAIAIVAALGPGLLNALYAIAIVNIPFFARNIRGVTVSIRNREFVDAARLSGKSDAEILFTEVLPNVLPVIVITMSTTVGWMILETAGLSFLGLGAQPPTSDLGSMLGQARAQLFTAPHASIIPGVMIFILVMSINLLGDGVRDVLDPRLRSGALNRPMPVTRIKRATKPAETKADAPVLVVDNLSTGFADTDHITPAVKAISFQLDKGECLGLIGESGSGKSVTALSLMGLVASPPGVITGGAVYLDGRDVLSLREQQLTALRGARVSYVFQDPLTTLHPLYRVGEQIAEAVTAHKPLGKRAAMARAVELMETVGIRDAAERSRAYPHELSGGQRQRIGIAMALANDPDVIVADEPTTALDVTVQKRILDLLQDLRRERGLALLLITHDFGVVAQVCDRVAVMKDGVIVEQGDTGDILRAPQHDYTKRLIACVPKLGEGASFLDRVRPLFAEARS, via the coding sequence ATGACCGATTTGACCATCACCACAACCACGCCCGCCCGCAAACGCCGTAGCAACTGGCAGTTGCTGATGGCCAATCGCCTTGCCGCAGCCGGCCTGTTCATCTTCGGCTTTATCGTAGTGCTGGCAATCCTGGCGCCAATCCTGCCCCTGCCAAACCCCGACATTACCGACCAGCCCAATCGCTTGTTGCCGCCGCTCAGCGCCGGGCATCTGCTAGGCACCGATCACCTAGGCCGCGATATCCTGTCCCGGCTGATCTGGGGCACGCAGATTTCGCTGGTCGTCGGCATTTGCGCTACCGCGCTCTCGGCGCTGGTCGGTTCGCTGATCGGGCTGGTCGCCGGCTACGCGCGTGGCGCTACGGACTCCATCCTCATGCGCTTTGTCGATATGCTGATGGCTTTCCCCTATATCCTGCTCGCCATTGCTATCGTGGCAGCGCTCGGGCCGGGGCTGCTCAACGCGCTCTACGCCATCGCCATCGTCAATATCCCGTTCTTTGCCCGCAATATTCGTGGCGTTACGGTCTCGATCCGCAATCGCGAATTTGTCGATGCAGCGCGCCTTTCGGGCAAAAGCGATGCAGAGATCCTCTTCACTGAGGTTCTGCCAAATGTGCTGCCGGTCATCGTCATCACCATGTCCACCACCGTGGGCTGGATGATCCTGGAAACGGCGGGCCTGTCCTTCCTCGGACTAGGCGCCCAGCCGCCAACCTCCGATCTGGGCTCCATGCTCGGTCAGGCGCGCGCCCAATTGTTTACTGCCCCGCACGCCTCGATCATTCCCGGCGTCATGATCTTCATTCTTGTGATGAGCATCAATCTCCTCGGGGATGGCGTCCGCGACGTGCTCGATCCCCGCCTGCGTTCAGGCGCGCTCAACCGTCCGATGCCCGTCACGCGCATCAAGCGGGCCACCAAGCCCGCCGAAACCAAAGCCGATGCGCCGGTGCTGGTGGTCGACAATCTCTCGACCGGTTTTGCGGATACGGATCACATCACCCCTGCCGTCAAAGCCATCAGCTTTCAGCTCGACAAGGGCGAATGCCTCGGCCTGATCGGCGAAAGCGGCTCCGGCAAGTCGGTGACGGCGCTGTCGCTGATGGGTCTGGTCGCCTCGCCGCCCGGTGTCATCACCGGTGGTGCCGTTTATCTCGATGGTCGCGACGTGCTGTCCCTGCGCGAGCAGCAATTGACCGCGCTGCGCGGCGCCCGCGTGTCCTATGTCTTCCAGGACCCGCTGACCACCTTGCACCCACTCTACCGCGTCGGCGAACAGATCGCCGAGGCTGTCACCGCCCACAAACCTTTGGGCAAGCGCGCCGCCATGGCCCGCGCCGTGGAGCTGATGGAAACCGTCGGCATTCGCGACGCCGCCGAACGCTCCCGTGCCTATCCGCACGAACTGTCCGGCGGCCAGCGCCAGCGCATCGGCATTGCCATGGCCCTGGCCAACGACCCCGATGTGATCGTCGCCGACGAACCGACGACCGCCCTAGACGTCACCGTGCAAAAGCGCATCCTCGATCTGTTGCAGGATTTGCGGCGTGAGCGCGGGTTGGCTCTCCTGCTCATCACCCACGACTTCGGCGTCGTCGCCCAGGTCTGCGACCGGGTTGCGGTGATGAAGGATGGCGTGATCGTCGAGCAAGGCGATACCGGCGACATCCTGCGGGCGCCCCAGCACGACTACACCAAGCGCCTGATCGCCTGCGTGCCCAAATTGGGCGAAGGCGCCAGCTTTCTTGACAGGGTGCGCCCACTCTTTGCGGAGGCCCGTTCATGA